CGAAGTACTTGTCCGCGACGTTGTAGGCGAGGTCGAGGATGTCCTGGTACACCTCGCGCGAGTGCTCGGCGAAGCGCTCACGCTCGGGCAAACGGGCGGTATCCAGGACCTCGAACAGTTGAAAGTGCAGGTCGCGGCGGTTCAGGAAAGGGGCCATCGGGTCTCCTCCGGGTGGGGTCAGGCGCGGCGGGTCAGCGGCAAGAAGGTGGCTTCAGTCTAAAGCAGCCGGAACGAAATGTCCGCACACGTGCACTCTGTACGTCGGCGTGAAGAAGTTCGGTTACACTGCCGGAGAACCGTCTCCCCATTCACGTTCCTGAACACCCCTGCGAGGTTTGCCCATGCGTGCCCTGATCTGCGAACAGTTTGGTCCCCCCGAAGCCCTGCGCGTGCAGGAGCGGCCCACCCCGCAGCCGGGGCCGGGCGAGGTCTTGATCGAGGTGCGCGCCGCGAGCGTGAACTACCCCGACGCGCTGATGGTGCAGGGCAAGTATCAGGTGAGGCCGCCGCTTCCCTTCGTGCCGGGCGCCGAGGCGGCGGGGGTGGTGCAGGCGGTCGGGGAAGGGGTAAAACACCTGCACGTCGGGCAACACGTGGCCGCCTACACCGGCACTGGGGCCTTCGCCTCGCACCTTGTCGCGGACGCGCGGGCGGTGCTGCCGCTGCCGCCGGAGCTGCCCTTCGACGTGGCGTCGGCGCTGCCGCTCGCCTACGGCACGGTGATGCACGCGATCATTGACCGGGGGCAGCTCAGGAGCGGCGAGACCCTGCTCGTGCTCGGCGCGGCGGGCGGCACCGGCCTCGCGGCGGTGATGATCGGCAAAGCCCTCGGCGCGCGGGTGATTGCGGGGGTGAGCACGCCGGAAAAGGCTGAGATCGCGCGCGCGCACGGCGCCGACGCGGTGATCGAGTACGAGCGCGAGGACCTGCGCGAGCGGCTCAAAGCGCTCACCGACGGCCAGGGGCCGGACGTGATCTTCGATCCGGTGGGAGACCGCTGGACCGAGCCGGCCTTTCGCTCCATCGCCTGGGGTGGGCGGTATCTCGTCGTGGGCTTCGCGGGCGGCGAGATTCCCAGGTTGCCGCTCAACCTGCCGCTGCTCAAGGGCGCGAGCGTGGTCGGGGTGTTCTGGGGCGAGTTTGCCCGGCGTGACCCGCGCGCCAACGCCGCGCACCTGACGCGGCTCGCCGGGTGGGTGGAGAGTGGGCAGGTGCGGCCCCTGATCTCCGGACGCTACCCGCTGGAGCGCGGCGCCGACGCCATGAATGCGCTGCTGGAGCGGCGCGTGACCGGGAAGGTCGTCCTGACGCCTTGAGCCTCCCGCATCCTGTGGCGCCGCCGAGCTTCTATACCACTGCCGAACTTGCCCGCGAGGCCGGGGTCACGCGGCGCACGGTGATGCACTACGCCGAACTCGGGCTGCTGCCACCGGATCAGGCGACGGCGTCGGGGCGAGCGCTCTACAGCCCCTACTCGCTGCGGCTGCTGCGTGACCTGATCGACTTGCGCGCGCTCGGCATGACGCTCGAAGAGGCGCGCGACATGGTGACGCTGCGCCGCGCCACCCACGCCCCCGACGGCACCTACCGCCGCGACTGGGCGCGGGGCGACGTGCCGCTGAGCGACGAGCAGCTCGGGAGACTCCACCGCCGCCTGCGGGTGCTGCGCGGGGCCTACGAGCGCCAGCAGGACAACCTCGCCCGCTTCGACCGCTGGCTGACCAAGCGGTTTACGGGCGGAGTGCTGGAGGAAGGCGGTCTGGAGGAGGAAAGCTGAGCCTCCTGCCTGCTCAGAAGGGCGCGGCGTGCGCCGTTTCCCCGAGCAGGGCGGCGAGGCGCGGGAGCCCGGCGCGGCCCGCGCGTTCCTGAAGCGGTGAGAGTTCGGCGCGGCCCAACGCACCCAGTTGCGGAGCCACTTGGAGGCGCAGCGCCTGGTCGAGGCCCAGCCCCTCGGCGGCGAGCCCGAGGACTTCGCCCATGAAATAGGGCCCCACAGTGACGAAGCCGCGCAGTCGCCCCGCCTCGCGGTCGCTGACCGGATCGCCGGTTCCGACGAAATCGTAGAGGGTGTCGAACTGCGCCGCCGAAACCTTTGGCCACGCCCGTTCCAGGAAGGCGCGTTCCTCGGCGGGCAAGCCCACCGGCACCGTCACGAAGCGGCGCTGCAAGGCCGAGCCGATCTCGTGCAGCCGCCCGGCGTCGGCGTCGTTCATCGTGGCGATCAGGACAAAGTCGTCTGGCAGATACACCTCCTCGCTCGCGCCGTCGGCGGGACCGACCAGCGGCATCCGCCCCCGGTAGGCGGGATCGAGCAGCGTGAGCAGCCGTCCGAATGCCTCGTCCTGATGGGCACGGTTGAACTCGTCGATGATCAGGGCGTGGGGCCGGCCCGTCTCGGCCACGCTCTGGCGATGGCGAAGCGCGGCGCGGGTGACGACCCCGGCGAAAAAGGCGTAGCGCAGCCCCTCGCCCGGCACCACCCGCAGCCCGCCGAGCACCTCGCTGCTTGTCCAGCGCGCGTCGGCGGTGACCAGGGTGAAGTTGTCCGGGCCGCACAGCGCCTCGGCGAGCAGGGTGGCGAGCAGGGTCTTGCCCGTCCCCGGCGCTCCGGTCAGCAGCAGCGGGCGGCAGCGGGCGAGCGCGGCGCGGGCCTGATCGAGCACCTCGGCGTCCAGGGCCATGCGCTCTTTGATTCGTTCCCAGGGGTCCGGTTCGGGCTCAGGGGCGGGCGCAGCCGGGGCAGCGGGCGGCGCGGTCACCGCGGGGGGGACGGCAACTTCGGGCGTCCGCGCCCCCACCGCTGGGGGCGGCGGGAGCTCGGCTGGGTCCGGGTCTGGGGACGGCGGAGCAGGGACCAGAGGAACGGAGGTCAGCGCAACAGGAGGAGGGGCCAGCGGTGCAGAGGGAACAGGCGACGGTTCCGGAGAAGCCACTTCTGCCGGCTGGCCCCGGGACGCCTTGGCCGGGCGCGGGGTCTTGACCTTGATCGGGGCCGGGGCCGGCGGATTGAGCAGCTCCCCCAGCAGTTTGCGGGCGGCGGGAGACGGCGTGGGGGGCGCCTCGCCGTCGAGCACGCCGTACGGTCGGGCCGCCGACACGCTCAGGGCGTGCAGGGCCAGGGGGCTGAGCCCGCTGCCGGCGAACGTCGGGGCGTGCAGGTCGCGCTTGCCGGCGCTGTCGAGGTCGAGCGCCGCGCGCAGTCCACAGACGTGGACGGTCTCGTCGCCCCGCCGCTCGAGGTGATGGTCGAAGGTGACCAGCGACTTGACCTTGCTGACCTGGTTCTTGCGGGGCAGGAAGACCAGCCGCGCCTCGAGCACCCGCACCAGCTCACCCGGCAGGAGCGCGCGGTAGGCAAGCACGGAGATGCGGGTCAGCGGCCCGGCGCCCGATTCGGCGCGCGCCGCCTGTGTGACGGCCTGGTTGAGCTTGAGCGGCACCGGCGCGTAGGCGGTCAGCGGCGCTCCCTCCAGGTCCGAGAAGTGCGCCGAGTGGATCAGGCGCAGCTCGCCGCCCAGCGGGGCCGCGCTGTGCAGATCGAAGACGAGAAGCTGCGCCTGCGCCGCCTGCCGGGCGACCGGCGCGGTGGCGCGGTCGGCCCAGGGAAAGGCAACCTCACGCGCGACCGGCGCAGCCTTGGGGGGCCCCGATCCCTTGATTCCCGGCGGCGCCGGGGCCTCCAGCGCGATCGGCGCGGACAGGAGGCTCCCGCCTGCGTCGAGGCTCCACCCACCCCCACGCGCGGCCCGCTCCAACGCGGCGCTCACTTCGGGGTCCAGCGATGCCAGGGTGTCTCTCGAAATCTTGTACTGCGCAAAGACGGTGCTGAAATTCATAGCGCTCCTTAAAAAGACTTGGGTTCATAGGTTCATATGGACGGGTCCAATTCCTTGACGTTCAGAGACGGCGCCGGAAGTCCATCCCATCTCCCGGGATCCGCCCTTTCTCCCACTCCCGTCCGCCCGGACTGAACCGTTTTTGCACCGGGTTCAATCGGAGCCCACCTCAGGCCCCCACAAGAGGCCCAGCCGCCGCAGGTCAGCAGCGAGCTGCCCCGGTGGGTCGGCGGGGTGCAGCCGCAGCCGCACGAGCCGCGCCCGGCCTCCCGGCAGCACACTCACGCGGCAGCGCTCGGCCCCGGCCTCGGCGCCGAGCCCCGGCCACAGGATCAGGCCGGTGGGGGCGTGCAGCAGCCCCATGTAGCGCAGCAACTGGTCGTTGATCTCACGCTGAGCCTCGACGCTCAGGCGGTCGAGTGGGCGGTATTTCGCGTCGGCGACAAGGACCTGCCCGGAGGCGCCCTCACCCAGCAGCGCGAGCAGGTCAGGCTGCAGGGTCTGCGAGGCCGGTCCCACACCCCCGAAGGCCAGCCTGGGGTTGAGGGTGACGGTGAGTTGCGCCTCCCCTCCCCCGTTGTGGCCGGGCACCTGGCCGCGCAGGGTGCCCTGGCCCGTGCCGTCGGGGGTGCGCGTGACCTCGCCTTCCTGGGCCCCGAGCGCGCGGGCGAGTGTGAGCTGGGCCCAGAACTCGTAGAGTTCGGCCATCCGCACGCTGCCCCGGGGCGCCCCCCCCGCTGCCGCCGCCCTCTGGCCCGGCGTCGACCCAGGCGTCTGGCGGGTCAGCGCATGCACCCGCTCGGTCAGGTCGCGGGCCCGGCGGGACACCGGGTCGTCCGCCCTCTTCCGGCCCTCCACGCGGCCCAGGCGCCACAGCGCGGCCCGGGCGACGTCAAAGCGGCCCAGCAGGTCGCGGCGCACCGGACCCTCAGGCAGCGTCTGCGCCGCGTGGATCAGGGCGCTCCACAACTCGAGCAGGGCGGGCGCGGCCACCGGCAGCGGGGGAGCAGGCAGGTCGAGCGCGACGTGCTGCGCGAAC
Above is a window of Deinococcus reticulitermitis DNA encoding:
- a CDS encoding MerR family transcriptional regulator; amino-acid sequence: MSLPHPVAPPSFYTTAELAREAGVTRRTVMHYAELGLLPPDQATASGRALYSPYSLRLLRDLIDLRALGMTLEEARDMVTLRRATHAPDGTYRRDWARGDVPLSDEQLGRLHRRLRVLRGAYERQQDNLARFDRWLTKRFTGGVLEEGGLEEES
- a CDS encoding AAA family ATPase; amino-acid sequence: MNFSTVFAQYKISRDTLASLDPEVSAALERAARGGGWSLDAGGSLLSAPIALEAPAPPGIKGSGPPKAAPVAREVAFPWADRATAPVARQAAQAQLLVFDLHSAAPLGGELRLIHSAHFSDLEGAPLTAYAPVPLKLNQAVTQAARAESGAGPLTRISVLAYRALLPGELVRVLEARLVFLPRKNQVSKVKSLVTFDHHLERRGDETVHVCGLRAALDLDSAGKRDLHAPTFAGSGLSPLALHALSVSAARPYGVLDGEAPPTPSPAARKLLGELLNPPAPAPIKVKTPRPAKASRGQPAEVASPEPSPVPSAPLAPPPVALTSVPLVPAPPSPDPDPAELPPPPAVGARTPEVAVPPAVTAPPAAPAAPAPEPEPDPWERIKERMALDAEVLDQARAALARCRPLLLTGAPGTGKTLLATLLAEALCGPDNFTLVTADARWTSSEVLGGLRVVPGEGLRYAFFAGVVTRAALRHRQSVAETGRPHALIIDEFNRAHQDEAFGRLLTLLDPAYRGRMPLVGPADGASEEVYLPDDFVLIATMNDADAGRLHEIGSALQRRFVTVPVGLPAEERAFLERAWPKVSAAQFDTLYDFVGTGDPVSDREAGRLRGFVTVGPYFMGEVLGLAAEGLGLDQALRLQVAPQLGALGRAELSPLQERAGRAGLPRLAALLGETAHAAPF
- a CDS encoding NADPH:quinone oxidoreductase family protein; its protein translation is MRALICEQFGPPEALRVQERPTPQPGPGEVLIEVRAASVNYPDALMVQGKYQVRPPLPFVPGAEAAGVVQAVGEGVKHLHVGQHVAAYTGTGAFASHLVADARAVLPLPPELPFDVASALPLAYGTVMHAIIDRGQLRSGETLLVLGAAGGTGLAAVMIGKALGARVIAGVSTPEKAEIARAHGADAVIEYEREDLRERLKALTDGQGPDVIFDPVGDRWTEPAFRSIAWGGRYLVVGFAGGEIPRLPLNLPLLKGASVVGVFWGEFARRDPRANAAHLTRLAGWVESGQVRPLISGRYPLERGADAMNALLERRVTGKVVLTP